A section of the Tenrec ecaudatus isolate mTenEca1 chromosome 10, mTenEca1.hap1, whole genome shotgun sequence genome encodes:
- the ZBTB5 gene encoding zinc finger and BTB domain-containing protein 5 isoform X3: MDFPGHFEQIFQQLNYQRLHGQLCDCVIVVGNRHFKAHRSVLAACSTHFRALFSVAEGDQTMNMIQLDSEVVTAEAFAALIDMMYTSTLMLGESNVMDVLLAASHLHLNSVVKACKHYLTTRTLPMSPPSERVQEQSARMQRSFMLQQLGLSIVSSALSSNQGGEEQPAPMSSSLRSNLDQRPFPMRRLHKRKQSAEERARQRLRPAMDESAISDVAPENGPPGVHSREEFFSPDSLKMVDNPKADGLTDSQEDNTIMFDQSFGAQEDAQVPSQSDNSTGNMAQLSMASRATQVETTFEQEATTEKNGFQCENSEVGLGEEHMRVVVKSEPLSSPEPQDEVSDVTSQAEGSESVEVEGVVVSAEKIDLSPESSDRSFSDPQSSTDRVGDIHILEVTNNLEHKSAFSISNFLNKTRGGNFSTSQNSEDNIPNTTSDCRLEGEASYLLSPEAGPAGGPSSAPGSHVENPFSEPTDSHFVRPVPEVMGLPCVQTSGYQGGEQFGMDFSRSGLGLHSSFSRVMMGSPRGGASNFPYYRRIAPKMPVVTSVRSSQIPENPASSQLMMNGASSSFENGHPPQPGPPQLTRASADVLSKCKKALSEHNVLVVEGARKYACKICCKTFLTLTDCKKHIRVHTGEKPYACLKCGKRFSQSSHLYKHSKTTCLRWQSSNLPSTLL; encoded by the coding sequence ATGGATTTTCCAGGACACTTTGAACAGATCTTCCAGCAACTGAACTACCAGAGACTTCACGGCCAGCTCTGTGACTGCGTCATTGTGGTAGGGAACAGGCATTTTAAAGCTCACCGCTCCGTGCTGGCAGCATGCAGCACGCATTTCCGTGCCCTGTTCTCGGTGGCCGAGGGCGATCAGACCATGAACATGATCCAGCTGGATAGTGAGGTCGTCACGGCAGAGGCCTTTGCCGCACTGATTGACATGATGTATACCTCCACCCTCATGCTGGGGGAGAGCAACGTCATGGATGTCTTATTGGCAGCCTCTCACCTGCATCTGAACTCTGTCGTTAAGGCCTGTAAACATTACCTGACGACAAGGACGCTGCCCATGTCTCCCCCCAGCGAGCGTGTTCAAGAGCAGAGTGCCCGCATGCAGCGTTCTTTTATGCTGCAGCAGCTGGGACTGAGCATCGTGAGCTCGGCTCTCAGCTCCAACCAGGGTGGCGAGGAGCAGCCGGCACCCATGAGCTCATCTCTGCGCAGTAACCTGGACCAGCGACCCTTCCCCATGCGACGCCTTCACAAGCGCAAGCAGTCTGCAGAGGAGCGAGCCAGACAGCGCCTGCGACCCGCCATGGACGAGTCGGCCATTTCAGATGTTGCCCCGGAGAACGGACCTCCAGGGGTTCATTCTCGGGAGGAGTTCTTTTCACCCGATTCCCTGAAAATGGTAGATAACCCAAAGGCTGATGGCCTGACAGACAGCCAGGAAGACAACACCATCATGTTTGACCAGTCTTTCGGTGCTCAGGAAGatgcccaggtgcccagccagTCCGACAATAGTACTGGCAACATGGCCCAGCTGTCCATGGCCTCACGTGCCACCCAGGTGGAGACGACTTTTGAGCAGGAAGCCACAACCGAGAAGAATGGGTTCCAGTGTGAAAATTCCGAGGTTGGCcttggtgaggagcacatgagggTGGTGGTGAAATCGGAGCCCCTGAGCTCTCCCGAGCCTCAGGACGAAGTGAGCGATGTGACCTCCCAGGCTGAAGGCAGCGAGTCCGTGGAAGTGGAAGGAGTGGTGGTCAGTGCTGAGAAGATAGACCTCAGCCCGGAAAGCAGCGACCGGAGTTTCTCAGATCCCCAGTCTAGCACTGACAGGGTAGGAGACATTCACATACTGGAAGTCACAAATAACCTAGAGCATAAGTCTGCTTTCAGCATTTCAAATTTTCTGAACAAGACCAGAGGGGGGAACTTCAGCACAAGCCAGAACAGTGAGGACAACATCCCCAACACCACCAGTGACTGCAGGCTGGAGGGTGAGGCCTCTTACCTGTTGAGTCCTGAGGCCGGGCCGGCAGGTGGGCCTTCCTCGGCACCTGGTTCTCATGTGGAGAACCCATTTAGTGAGCCCACAGACTCCCATTTTGTTAGGCCTGTGCCAGAAGTAATGGGCCTGCCCTGTGTGCAGACTTCAGGCTACCAAGGAGGAGAACAATTTGGGATGGATTTTTCCAGATCcggcttgggcctccactcttccTTCTCCAGGGTAATGATGGGATCCCCAAGAGGAGGAGCCAGTAACTTCCCATATTACCGCCGCATTGCCCCCAAAATGCCTGTTGTAACCTCCGTCCGGAGCTCACAGATCCCTGAAAACCCCGCCAGCTCCCAGCTAATGATGAATGGGGCCTCATCCTCATTTGAAAATGGTCATCCTCCCCAGCCTGGTCCTCCGCAGTTGACCAGGGCCTCTGCTGATGTcctgtccaagtgcaagaaggccTTATCGGAGCACAATGTTTTGGTTGTAGAGGGCGCACGCAAGTATGCCTGCAAAATCTGCTGCAAGACTTTCCTGACCTTGACAGATTGTAAGAAGCACATTCGTGTTCACACAGGTGAAAAACCCTATGCCTGCTTAAAGTGTGGCAAGAGGTTTAGCCAGTCGAGCCACCTGTATAAGCATTCGAAGACAACCTGCCTGCGCTGGCAGAGCAGCAATCTGCCCAGCACTTTGCTCTAA
- the ZBTB5 gene encoding zinc finger and BTB domain-containing protein 5 isoform X1 yields the protein MGRCLPGPHPGSRCLERRGFLSAERGPKPPRERGAVADPGRIMDFPGHFEQIFQQLNYQRLHGQLCDCVIVVGNRHFKAHRSVLAACSTHFRALFSVAEGDQTMNMIQLDSEVVTAEAFAALIDMMYTSTLMLGESNVMDVLLAASHLHLNSVVKACKHYLTTRTLPMSPPSERVQEQSARMQRSFMLQQLGLSIVSSALSSNQGGEEQPAPMSSSLRSNLDQRPFPMRRLHKRKQSAEERARQRLRPAMDESAISDVAPENGPPGVHSREEFFSPDSLKMVDNPKADGLTDSQEDNTIMFDQSFGAQEDAQVPSQSDNSTGNMAQLSMASRATQVETTFEQEATTEKNGFQCENSEVGLGEEHMRVVVKSEPLSSPEPQDEVSDVTSQAEGSESVEVEGVVVSAEKIDLSPESSDRSFSDPQSSTDRVGDIHILEVTNNLEHKSAFSISNFLNKTRGGNFSTSQNSEDNIPNTTSDCRLEGEASYLLSPEAGPAGGPSSAPGSHVENPFSEPTDSHFVRPVPEVMGLPCVQTSGYQGGEQFGMDFSRSGLGLHSSFSRVMMGSPRGGASNFPYYRRIAPKMPVVTSVRSSQIPENPASSQLMMNGASSSFENGHPPQPGPPQLTRASADVLSKCKKALSEHNVLVVEGARKYACKICCKTFLTLTDCKKHIRVHTGEKPYACLKCGKRFSQSSHLYKHSKTTCLRWQSSNLPSTLL from the coding sequence GATCATGGATTTTCCAGGACACTTTGAACAGATCTTCCAGCAACTGAACTACCAGAGACTTCACGGCCAGCTCTGTGACTGCGTCATTGTGGTAGGGAACAGGCATTTTAAAGCTCACCGCTCCGTGCTGGCAGCATGCAGCACGCATTTCCGTGCCCTGTTCTCGGTGGCCGAGGGCGATCAGACCATGAACATGATCCAGCTGGATAGTGAGGTCGTCACGGCAGAGGCCTTTGCCGCACTGATTGACATGATGTATACCTCCACCCTCATGCTGGGGGAGAGCAACGTCATGGATGTCTTATTGGCAGCCTCTCACCTGCATCTGAACTCTGTCGTTAAGGCCTGTAAACATTACCTGACGACAAGGACGCTGCCCATGTCTCCCCCCAGCGAGCGTGTTCAAGAGCAGAGTGCCCGCATGCAGCGTTCTTTTATGCTGCAGCAGCTGGGACTGAGCATCGTGAGCTCGGCTCTCAGCTCCAACCAGGGTGGCGAGGAGCAGCCGGCACCCATGAGCTCATCTCTGCGCAGTAACCTGGACCAGCGACCCTTCCCCATGCGACGCCTTCACAAGCGCAAGCAGTCTGCAGAGGAGCGAGCCAGACAGCGCCTGCGACCCGCCATGGACGAGTCGGCCATTTCAGATGTTGCCCCGGAGAACGGACCTCCAGGGGTTCATTCTCGGGAGGAGTTCTTTTCACCCGATTCCCTGAAAATGGTAGATAACCCAAAGGCTGATGGCCTGACAGACAGCCAGGAAGACAACACCATCATGTTTGACCAGTCTTTCGGTGCTCAGGAAGatgcccaggtgcccagccagTCCGACAATAGTACTGGCAACATGGCCCAGCTGTCCATGGCCTCACGTGCCACCCAGGTGGAGACGACTTTTGAGCAGGAAGCCACAACCGAGAAGAATGGGTTCCAGTGTGAAAATTCCGAGGTTGGCcttggtgaggagcacatgagggTGGTGGTGAAATCGGAGCCCCTGAGCTCTCCCGAGCCTCAGGACGAAGTGAGCGATGTGACCTCCCAGGCTGAAGGCAGCGAGTCCGTGGAAGTGGAAGGAGTGGTGGTCAGTGCTGAGAAGATAGACCTCAGCCCGGAAAGCAGCGACCGGAGTTTCTCAGATCCCCAGTCTAGCACTGACAGGGTAGGAGACATTCACATACTGGAAGTCACAAATAACCTAGAGCATAAGTCTGCTTTCAGCATTTCAAATTTTCTGAACAAGACCAGAGGGGGGAACTTCAGCACAAGCCAGAACAGTGAGGACAACATCCCCAACACCACCAGTGACTGCAGGCTGGAGGGTGAGGCCTCTTACCTGTTGAGTCCTGAGGCCGGGCCGGCAGGTGGGCCTTCCTCGGCACCTGGTTCTCATGTGGAGAACCCATTTAGTGAGCCCACAGACTCCCATTTTGTTAGGCCTGTGCCAGAAGTAATGGGCCTGCCCTGTGTGCAGACTTCAGGCTACCAAGGAGGAGAACAATTTGGGATGGATTTTTCCAGATCcggcttgggcctccactcttccTTCTCCAGGGTAATGATGGGATCCCCAAGAGGAGGAGCCAGTAACTTCCCATATTACCGCCGCATTGCCCCCAAAATGCCTGTTGTAACCTCCGTCCGGAGCTCACAGATCCCTGAAAACCCCGCCAGCTCCCAGCTAATGATGAATGGGGCCTCATCCTCATTTGAAAATGGTCATCCTCCCCAGCCTGGTCCTCCGCAGTTGACCAGGGCCTCTGCTGATGTcctgtccaagtgcaagaaggccTTATCGGAGCACAATGTTTTGGTTGTAGAGGGCGCACGCAAGTATGCCTGCAAAATCTGCTGCAAGACTTTCCTGACCTTGACAGATTGTAAGAAGCACATTCGTGTTCACACAGGTGAAAAACCCTATGCCTGCTTAAAGTGTGGCAAGAGGTTTAGCCAGTCGAGCCACCTGTATAAGCATTCGAAGACAACCTGCCTGCGCTGGCAGAGCAGCAATCTGCCCAGCACTTTGCTCTAA
- the ZBTB5 gene encoding zinc finger and BTB domain-containing protein 5 isoform X2 — protein MQRWETPPPSRQMIMDFPGHFEQIFQQLNYQRLHGQLCDCVIVVGNRHFKAHRSVLAACSTHFRALFSVAEGDQTMNMIQLDSEVVTAEAFAALIDMMYTSTLMLGESNVMDVLLAASHLHLNSVVKACKHYLTTRTLPMSPPSERVQEQSARMQRSFMLQQLGLSIVSSALSSNQGGEEQPAPMSSSLRSNLDQRPFPMRRLHKRKQSAEERARQRLRPAMDESAISDVAPENGPPGVHSREEFFSPDSLKMVDNPKADGLTDSQEDNTIMFDQSFGAQEDAQVPSQSDNSTGNMAQLSMASRATQVETTFEQEATTEKNGFQCENSEVGLGEEHMRVVVKSEPLSSPEPQDEVSDVTSQAEGSESVEVEGVVVSAEKIDLSPESSDRSFSDPQSSTDRVGDIHILEVTNNLEHKSAFSISNFLNKTRGGNFSTSQNSEDNIPNTTSDCRLEGEASYLLSPEAGPAGGPSSAPGSHVENPFSEPTDSHFVRPVPEVMGLPCVQTSGYQGGEQFGMDFSRSGLGLHSSFSRVMMGSPRGGASNFPYYRRIAPKMPVVTSVRSSQIPENPASSQLMMNGASSSFENGHPPQPGPPQLTRASADVLSKCKKALSEHNVLVVEGARKYACKICCKTFLTLTDCKKHIRVHTGEKPYACLKCGKRFSQSSHLYKHSKTTCLRWQSSNLPSTLL, from the coding sequence GATCATGGATTTTCCAGGACACTTTGAACAGATCTTCCAGCAACTGAACTACCAGAGACTTCACGGCCAGCTCTGTGACTGCGTCATTGTGGTAGGGAACAGGCATTTTAAAGCTCACCGCTCCGTGCTGGCAGCATGCAGCACGCATTTCCGTGCCCTGTTCTCGGTGGCCGAGGGCGATCAGACCATGAACATGATCCAGCTGGATAGTGAGGTCGTCACGGCAGAGGCCTTTGCCGCACTGATTGACATGATGTATACCTCCACCCTCATGCTGGGGGAGAGCAACGTCATGGATGTCTTATTGGCAGCCTCTCACCTGCATCTGAACTCTGTCGTTAAGGCCTGTAAACATTACCTGACGACAAGGACGCTGCCCATGTCTCCCCCCAGCGAGCGTGTTCAAGAGCAGAGTGCCCGCATGCAGCGTTCTTTTATGCTGCAGCAGCTGGGACTGAGCATCGTGAGCTCGGCTCTCAGCTCCAACCAGGGTGGCGAGGAGCAGCCGGCACCCATGAGCTCATCTCTGCGCAGTAACCTGGACCAGCGACCCTTCCCCATGCGACGCCTTCACAAGCGCAAGCAGTCTGCAGAGGAGCGAGCCAGACAGCGCCTGCGACCCGCCATGGACGAGTCGGCCATTTCAGATGTTGCCCCGGAGAACGGACCTCCAGGGGTTCATTCTCGGGAGGAGTTCTTTTCACCCGATTCCCTGAAAATGGTAGATAACCCAAAGGCTGATGGCCTGACAGACAGCCAGGAAGACAACACCATCATGTTTGACCAGTCTTTCGGTGCTCAGGAAGatgcccaggtgcccagccagTCCGACAATAGTACTGGCAACATGGCCCAGCTGTCCATGGCCTCACGTGCCACCCAGGTGGAGACGACTTTTGAGCAGGAAGCCACAACCGAGAAGAATGGGTTCCAGTGTGAAAATTCCGAGGTTGGCcttggtgaggagcacatgagggTGGTGGTGAAATCGGAGCCCCTGAGCTCTCCCGAGCCTCAGGACGAAGTGAGCGATGTGACCTCCCAGGCTGAAGGCAGCGAGTCCGTGGAAGTGGAAGGAGTGGTGGTCAGTGCTGAGAAGATAGACCTCAGCCCGGAAAGCAGCGACCGGAGTTTCTCAGATCCCCAGTCTAGCACTGACAGGGTAGGAGACATTCACATACTGGAAGTCACAAATAACCTAGAGCATAAGTCTGCTTTCAGCATTTCAAATTTTCTGAACAAGACCAGAGGGGGGAACTTCAGCACAAGCCAGAACAGTGAGGACAACATCCCCAACACCACCAGTGACTGCAGGCTGGAGGGTGAGGCCTCTTACCTGTTGAGTCCTGAGGCCGGGCCGGCAGGTGGGCCTTCCTCGGCACCTGGTTCTCATGTGGAGAACCCATTTAGTGAGCCCACAGACTCCCATTTTGTTAGGCCTGTGCCAGAAGTAATGGGCCTGCCCTGTGTGCAGACTTCAGGCTACCAAGGAGGAGAACAATTTGGGATGGATTTTTCCAGATCcggcttgggcctccactcttccTTCTCCAGGGTAATGATGGGATCCCCAAGAGGAGGAGCCAGTAACTTCCCATATTACCGCCGCATTGCCCCCAAAATGCCTGTTGTAACCTCCGTCCGGAGCTCACAGATCCCTGAAAACCCCGCCAGCTCCCAGCTAATGATGAATGGGGCCTCATCCTCATTTGAAAATGGTCATCCTCCCCAGCCTGGTCCTCCGCAGTTGACCAGGGCCTCTGCTGATGTcctgtccaagtgcaagaaggccTTATCGGAGCACAATGTTTTGGTTGTAGAGGGCGCACGCAAGTATGCCTGCAAAATCTGCTGCAAGACTTTCCTGACCTTGACAGATTGTAAGAAGCACATTCGTGTTCACACAGGTGAAAAACCCTATGCCTGCTTAAAGTGTGGCAAGAGGTTTAGCCAGTCGAGCCACCTGTATAAGCATTCGAAGACAACCTGCCTGCGCTGGCAGAGCAGCAATCTGCCCAGCACTTTGCTCTAA